From a region of the Actinomadura luzonensis genome:
- a CDS encoding hemerythrin domain-containing protein: MTAQHTAPEKMAETDVIDLLQAQHGMIRDLFDEVEQAPADRRGEAFTRLVRLLAVHETAEEELVHPYARGKFEGGDGIVDDRLAEEREAKELLMELDQAGPDAPGFAEKLLLLRGAVEAHARAEERYEFAKLRAHTSEAERRGMAAGVKAAEAMAPTHPHPGVESATKNVLVGTPAAMMDRARDVIRQAMGKRP; the protein is encoded by the coding sequence ATGACCGCACAGCACACCGCGCCCGAGAAGATGGCCGAGACGGACGTCATCGACCTGCTGCAGGCGCAGCACGGGATGATCAGGGATCTGTTCGACGAGGTCGAGCAGGCGCCGGCCGACCGGCGCGGCGAGGCGTTCACCCGCCTCGTGCGGCTCCTCGCCGTGCACGAGACGGCGGAGGAGGAGCTGGTGCACCCCTACGCCCGGGGCAAGTTCGAGGGCGGCGACGGCATCGTCGACGACCGCCTCGCCGAGGAGCGCGAGGCCAAGGAACTGCTCATGGAGCTGGACCAGGCCGGCCCGGACGCGCCCGGCTTCGCCGAGAAGCTGCTCCTGCTGCGCGGCGCCGTCGAGGCGCACGCCCGCGCCGAGGAGCGCTACGAGTTCGCCAAGCTGCGCGCCCACACCAGCGAGGCCGAGCGGCGCGGCATGGCGGCCGGCGTCAAGGCCGCCGAGGCCATGGCCCCCACCCATCCGCACCCCGGCGTCGAGTCGGCGACCAAGAACGTCCTGGTGGGCACGCCCGCCGCGATGATGGACCGGGCCCGCGACGTGATCCGCCAGGCCATGGGCAAGCGGCCCTGA
- a CDS encoding PP2C family protein-serine/threonine phosphatase encodes MLSDGERALGGLLEASHLTAMEDLPALVAEHARLIGFSGVLIYVADLQQQSLMPLPGQRDPAGRELEPLGVDDTLPGRAFRAVELVHAAPAPGGGPQRVWAPLLDGTERVGVIGADLPEEDQKLVEWRLRQLAGLLAVLIVSKRPHSDSYARLVRARSMTLSAEVMWALLPPGTFAAEGVVVSAALEPAYEVGGDAYDYAIDGDVLHVSLFDAMGHDTSAGLTATVAMGACRHNRRRGADLPELSQAVDAAIREQFTGRFATGVLATLELGTGLLRWVNRGHPPLLVIRGGQRVATLESVPAPDPPMGFGMSLSAGLQQYRLEPGDRLLCYTDGIIEARSPDGEVFGLEQFVDFVVRQEADGVSAPETLRRLIQAILRHQGGRLQDDATVVTVEWRGERQRLLTPS; translated from the coding sequence ATGCTCAGCGACGGCGAGCGCGCCCTGGGCGGCCTGCTGGAGGCCAGCCACCTGACGGCGATGGAGGACCTGCCCGCGCTGGTCGCCGAGCACGCCCGGCTGATCGGCTTCTCCGGCGTCCTGATCTACGTCGCGGACCTGCAGCAGCAGTCCCTGATGCCGCTGCCGGGCCAGCGCGACCCGGCGGGCCGCGAGCTCGAGCCGCTGGGCGTCGACGACACGCTGCCCGGCCGGGCGTTCCGGGCCGTGGAGCTGGTGCACGCCGCGCCCGCGCCGGGCGGCGGCCCCCAGCGGGTGTGGGCGCCGCTGCTGGACGGCACCGAGCGGGTGGGGGTGATCGGCGCGGACCTGCCGGAGGAGGACCAGAAGCTGGTGGAGTGGCGGCTCAGGCAGCTCGCCGGGCTGCTCGCGGTGCTGATCGTCAGCAAACGGCCGCACAGCGACTCCTACGCCCGGCTGGTGCGGGCCCGGTCGATGACGCTGTCTGCGGAGGTGATGTGGGCCCTGCTGCCGCCGGGCACGTTCGCCGCCGAGGGGGTGGTGGTGAGCGCCGCCCTGGAGCCCGCGTACGAGGTGGGCGGCGACGCCTACGACTACGCCATCGACGGGGACGTGCTGCACGTGTCGCTGTTCGACGCGATGGGCCACGACACCTCGGCCGGGCTGACCGCCACGGTCGCGATGGGCGCCTGCCGCCACAACCGCCGCAGGGGCGCGGACCTGCCCGAGCTGAGCCAGGCGGTGGACGCGGCGATCAGGGAGCAGTTCACCGGCCGGTTCGCGACCGGGGTCCTCGCCACGCTGGAGCTCGGCACCGGGCTGCTGAGATGGGTCAACCGCGGCCATCCGCCGCTGCTGGTGATCCGCGGCGGGCAGCGGGTGGCGACGCTGGAGAGCGTCCCCGCGCCGGACCCGCCCATGGGCTTCGGGATGAGCCTGTCGGCGGGCCTGCAGCAGTACCGGCTCGAACCCGGCGACCGGCTGCTGTGCTACACCGACGGCATCATCGAGGCGCGCAGCCCGGACGGCGAGGTGTTCGGGCTGGAGCAGTTCGTCGACTTCGTGGTCCGCCAGGAGGCCGACGGGGTGTCGGCGCCGGAGACCCTGCGCCGGCTCATCCAGGCCATCCTGCGCCACCAGGGCGGCCGGCTGCAGGACGACGCGACGGTGGTGACGGTCGAGTGGAGGGGCGAGCGGCAGCGCCTGCTCACGCCCTCCTGA
- a CDS encoding aldehyde ferredoxin oxidoreductase C-terminal domain-containing protein, with amino-acid sequence MLITVDLTSGAVAREDRSDGCGGTILGLRLLTGRTPPGLDPYDPRALLFVAAGRLGGVRAPGLAKAVFLAKSPLTGVAGEAHALGPFAAGMRGAGAEALAVTGRAARLSYLLVADGEVSVRAAEDLRGLGTAATTDALRRRHGGGASVAAIGPAGENLVRYASVVTDLAHPAARYGLGAVFGAKNLKAVVCAGDAPAPVADPAALAGIAAFYRSALPVNRLAAWQHGEPGFAGWTGEPPAPGYIAVRNFSDTAATALRVPSPGDYDGRAGTLRGACPGCPNDCLKVYAPPSLPQHRSGGLGQEAFPSLGWNLGIDDVDAVLTANALCNDLGLDPVSLGGTLAFAMECAARGLLPGGPAFGAAAALPGLIRDVAARAGELGGLLAEGAARAARRLGPAAARYAMTVKGAELPCFDPRVQPGLGLGYALAPGGPRYDALEHDLDFDPDEGLAYCFPEAARIGAEPAPAGRLDAERGARTARLLRLWSALDALNVCLFASSPTRPLTLDHLTGLAAAVLGREFPVAELLAAGQERLDAMRAYAAREGLPGRDELPARLHEEPVAAGPYQGAVLEREAFAAARAAFREELGRGGAGTPG; translated from the coding sequence GTGCTGATCACCGTGGACCTGACCAGCGGCGCCGTCGCCCGGGAGGACCGCTCCGACGGGTGCGGCGGGACGATTCTCGGGCTGCGGCTGCTGACCGGGCGGACCCCGCCGGGCCTGGACCCGTACGACCCGAGGGCGCTGCTGTTCGTGGCGGCCGGGCGGCTCGGCGGGGTGCGCGCGCCGGGCCTGGCCAAGGCGGTGTTCCTGGCCAAGTCGCCGCTGACCGGGGTGGCCGGGGAGGCGCACGCGCTGGGGCCGTTCGCGGCCGGGATGCGCGGCGCCGGGGCCGAGGCGCTGGCGGTGACCGGGCGGGCGGCGCGGCTGTCGTACCTGCTGGTGGCGGACGGCGAGGTGAGCGTGCGCGCGGCGGAGGACCTGCGCGGCCTGGGCACCGCCGCCACCACCGACGCGCTCAGGCGGCGCCACGGCGGCGGCGCCTCCGTGGCGGCGATCGGCCCGGCCGGGGAGAACCTGGTCAGGTACGCGAGCGTCGTCACCGACCTCGCCCACCCGGCGGCCAGGTACGGGCTCGGCGCGGTGTTCGGGGCGAAGAACCTCAAGGCGGTCGTGTGCGCCGGTGACGCCCCGGCCCCGGTCGCCGACCCGGCCGCGCTGGCGGGCATCGCCGCCTTCTACCGCTCTGCGCTGCCCGTCAACCGGCTCGCGGCCTGGCAGCACGGCGAGCCGGGGTTCGCCGGGTGGACGGGCGAGCCGCCCGCGCCCGGCTACATCGCCGTCCGCAACTTCTCCGACACCGCCGCGACGGCGCTGCGCGTGCCCTCGCCCGGCGACTACGACGGCCGGGCGGGGACGCTGCGCGGGGCCTGCCCCGGCTGTCCCAACGACTGCCTGAAGGTCTACGCCCCGCCGTCGCTGCCGCAGCACCGCTCGGGCGGCCTCGGCCAGGAGGCGTTCCCGTCGCTCGGCTGGAACCTCGGCATCGACGACGTCGACGCCGTCCTGACCGCGAACGCGCTCTGCAACGACCTCGGCCTCGACCCGGTCAGCCTGGGCGGCACGCTGGCCTTCGCCATGGAGTGCGCCGCGCGCGGCCTGCTGCCCGGCGGGCCCGCCTTCGGCGCCGCGGCGGCGCTGCCCGGCCTGATCAGGGACGTCGCGGCCCGCGCGGGCGAGCTGGGCGGCCTGCTGGCGGAGGGCGCTGCGCGGGCCGCGCGGCGGCTCGGCCCGGCCGCGGCCCGGTACGCGATGACGGTCAAGGGCGCCGAGCTGCCCTGCTTCGACCCGCGCGTCCAGCCGGGACTCGGCCTCGGCTACGCCCTCGCCCCCGGCGGCCCCCGCTACGACGCCCTGGAGCACGACCTCGACTTCGACCCGGACGAGGGGCTCGCGTACTGCTTCCCGGAGGCGGCCAGGATCGGCGCGGAGCCGGCGCCGGCGGGCCGCCTCGACGCGGAGCGGGGCGCCCGCACCGCCCGCCTGCTGCGGCTGTGGAGCGCGCTCGACGCGCTCAACGTGTGCCTGTTCGCCTCCTCCCCCACCCGGCCGCTCACCCTGGATCACCTGACCGGGCTGGCCGCCGCCGTGCTGGGACGCGAGTTCCCCGTCGCGGAGCTGCTGGCGGCCGGGCAGGAACGGCTGGACGCCATGCGCGCCTACGCCGCCCGCGAGGGGCTGCCGGGCCGCGACGAGCTGCCCGCGCGGCTGCACGAGGAGCCGGTCGCCGCCGGGCCGTACCAGGGGGCGGTGCTGGAGCGGGAGGCGTTCGCCGCGGCCCGCGCGGCCTTCCGCGAGGAGCTGGGCCGGGGCGGCGCGGGCACTCCTGGGTGA
- a CDS encoding DUF6203 family protein yields MKRLLKVLVARRLAATPLGLAFLAAGWLLGRRRRRRAQPPTPAPARRTPTARRTTHH; encoded by the coding sequence ATGAAGCGTCTCCTCAAGGTCCTCGTCGCGCGCCGCCTGGCGGCCACCCCGCTCGGGCTCGCCTTCCTCGCGGCCGGCTGGCTCCTCGGCCGCCGCCGCCGTCGCCGCGCCCAGCCCCCCACCCCCGCCCCCGCCCGCCGCACCCCCACCGCTCGCCGAACCACCCACCACTGA
- a CDS encoding WD40 repeat domain-containing serine/threonine protein kinase: MPEIRPLRPSDPERVARWRLVGVLGSGGQGTVYKAVGDDGREVAVKLLHSHLSGDDAITRGFLREVEAARRVAAFCTAAVLDVGTAGEQPYIVSEYVAGDTLQHVVRTAGPRAGGALDRLAISTLTALAAIHEAGIVHRDFKPGNVLMGPEGPIVIDFGIAKALDATTMASGVVGTPAYMSPEQFEGLRVAPASDVFSWAGTMVFAATGRPPFAGETVPAILNAVLSGSPDLSGVPERLAGVLRECFAKDPAARPLPTALMKRLMAGPSPSSGSPSGASPMGGFPSGASPSGASPSGASPMGGFPAGGPLPDWSPSGGSPSGASPSGASHSGASPSRPSPSGPSPSGPSPSGASPSGPSSDPSASGASASGASASGASPSGAGAFGASPSTPLPFGTSGQAAGSGPSAARASGGGSDGRRAMGSAGPGQARSGQSGPETPRPDGVPPSSGSPLPSASRASHPQTPQSGPPQSQPPGAAAPPAAGPRPAGWAAQGGQSPPRAGGAPWGGNGATYGNRRPEETTAPGGAKRISRRAVLSAGAAALATAAVSAFVVLRPDPSTGRRGETGTRQDASPSPTGTGSTPGETTTASATPEPTAATTAPAEPFGTRIGDPVPLPSGVGTPAVMAASGPAVASGTGNGSVVTWDLTTGGATVRKLGDGGAGTAAIAYGVRAGAPVIASGHADGAMRLWGPDGADTPARKAGDPIVAVTVAGGRVVAVSQKYDSLRDLRGTVRLWDVVTGRQIGPTSTEHFQGINGLAFGRLDGEDVLVTGDGANRVRVRPLSTGVVTRTYKTGEVGGIERLACGELKGEPVLVSTHLDATLRVYDLASGKRRKKWAFSDRSPDDRGTAALVTGVLDGAPVAVVAHTPYGGDAFVRVWSLADGEIVGEFGVGEGGAVRALALAERAGRPVVVTAGTDRRLRLWSLGPA, from the coding sequence ATGCCGGAAATCCGCCCGCTCCGGCCGAGTGATCCCGAACGGGTGGCACGCTGGCGGCTCGTCGGCGTGCTCGGCTCCGGCGGCCAGGGAACGGTCTACAAGGCGGTCGGCGACGACGGGCGCGAGGTCGCCGTCAAGCTGCTGCACAGCCACCTGAGCGGCGACGACGCCATCACCCGCGGGTTCCTGCGCGAGGTGGAGGCGGCGCGGCGGGTGGCGGCCTTCTGCACGGCGGCCGTGCTCGACGTCGGAACCGCCGGCGAGCAGCCGTACATCGTCAGCGAGTACGTCGCGGGCGACACGCTGCAGCACGTCGTCCGGACGGCCGGACCGCGCGCGGGCGGGGCGCTGGACCGGCTGGCGATCTCCACGCTCACCGCCCTGGCCGCCATCCACGAGGCCGGGATCGTGCACCGGGACTTCAAGCCCGGCAACGTGCTCATGGGCCCCGAAGGGCCGATCGTCATCGACTTCGGCATCGCCAAGGCGCTGGACGCCACGACCATGGCGTCCGGGGTGGTGGGGACGCCCGCGTACATGTCGCCCGAGCAGTTCGAGGGGCTGCGGGTCGCGCCCGCGTCGGACGTGTTCAGCTGGGCCGGGACCATGGTGTTCGCCGCCACGGGACGGCCGCCGTTCGCCGGGGAGACCGTCCCGGCCATCCTGAACGCCGTGCTCAGCGGGTCCCCTGACCTGAGCGGGGTGCCGGAACGGCTGGCCGGGGTCCTGCGGGAGTGCTTCGCCAAGGACCCGGCGGCGCGGCCCCTGCCCACGGCCCTGATGAAACGCCTCATGGCCGGCCCCTCCCCTTCGTCCGGCTCCCCCTCGGGCGCGTCGCCCATGGGTGGCTTCCCCTCGGGCGCGTCCCCTTCGGGCGCGTCCCCTTCAGGCGCGTCGCCGATGGGCGGATTCCCAGCCGGCGGACCGCTTCCGGACTGGTCGCCTTCGGGCGGATCCCCCTCGGGCGCGTCGCCTTCGGGTGCCTCACACTCGGGAGCGTCACCTTCCAGACCCTCGCCGTCCGGACCCTCGCCGTCCGGACCCTCGCCGTCCGGGGCCTCGCCTTCCGGGCCCTCGTCCGATCCCTCGGCGTCCGGGGCCTCGGCGTCCGGGGCCTCGGCGTCCGGGGCCTCGCCGTCGGGGGCGGGGGCTTTTGGGGCGTCGCCTTCCACCCCCTTGCCTTTCGGGACGTCCGGGCAAGCGGCGGGTTCGGGGCCGTCGGCGGCGCGGGCGTCCGGGGGTGGCTCCGATGGCCGGCGTGCGATGGGGAGCGCGGGGCCCGGGCAGGCGCGCTCGGGGCAGAGCGGTCCTGAGACGCCACGACCGGACGGGGTGCCACCCTCCAGCGGGTCACCGCTACCGTCCGCGTCCAGGGCATCGCACCCGCAAACGCCGCAGTCCGGGCCGCCGCAGTCCCAGCCTCCCGGTGCGGCGGCACCCCCGGCCGCGGGTCCGCGTCCTGCGGGGTGGGCGGCTCAGGGCGGGCAGTCGCCACCGCGTGCCGGCGGCGCGCCGTGGGGCGGGAACGGGGCGACGTACGGGAACCGGCGGCCGGAGGAGACGACGGCGCCGGGCGGCGCGAAGCGGATCAGCCGCCGGGCCGTGCTCAGCGCCGGAGCGGCGGCCCTGGCGACGGCAGCGGTGTCGGCGTTCGTCGTCCTCAGGCCGGACCCGAGCACCGGCCGCCGGGGCGAGACCGGGACGAGGCAGGACGCATCGCCCTCCCCCACCGGCACGGGCAGTACCCCCGGCGAGACGACGACGGCCTCCGCCACACCGGAGCCGACAGCCGCCACCACCGCCCCCGCCGAGCCGTTCGGGACGCGGATCGGCGACCCCGTGCCGCTCCCCTCCGGCGTGGGGACCCCGGCGGTGATGGCGGCGAGCGGACCGGCCGTCGCGTCCGGCACGGGCAACGGTTCCGTCGTCACCTGGGACCTCACCACCGGCGGCGCCACGGTCAGGAAGCTCGGCGACGGCGGCGCCGGGACGGCGGCCATCGCGTACGGCGTCCGCGCCGGCGCGCCGGTGATCGCCTCGGGCCACGCCGACGGCGCGATGCGGCTGTGGGGGCCGGACGGCGCGGACACGCCCGCCCGCAAAGCCGGTGACCCGATCGTCGCCGTGACGGTCGCGGGCGGCCGGGTGGTCGCGGTGTCGCAGAAGTACGACAGCCTGCGGGACCTGCGCGGCACCGTCCGCCTGTGGGACGTCGTCACCGGCCGGCAGATCGGCCCCACCAGCACCGAGCACTTCCAGGGCATCAACGGCCTGGCCTTCGGCCGCCTGGACGGCGAGGACGTGCTGGTGACGGGCGACGGCGCGAACCGGGTGCGGGTGCGCCCGCTGTCCACGGGCGTGGTGACGCGCACGTACAAGACGGGCGAGGTCGGCGGCATCGAGCGGCTGGCGTGCGGCGAGCTGAAGGGCGAGCCGGTGCTCGTCTCGACGCACCTGGACGCCACCTTGCGGGTGTACGACCTGGCGAGCGGCAAGCGCAGGAAGAAGTGGGCCTTCAGCGACCGCAGCCCGGACGACCGGGGCACCGCCGCGCTGGTGACCGGCGTCCTGGACGGCGCGCCGGTCGCGGTGGTGGCGCACACGCCGTACGGCGGGGACGCGTTCGTGCGGGTGTGGAGCCTGGCGGACGGGGAGATCGTCGGCGAGTTCGGCGTCGGTGAGGGCGGCGCCGTCCGCGCGCTGGCGCTGGCCGAGCGGGCCGGCCGGCCGGTCGTGGTGACGGCGGGCACGGACCGGCGGCTGCGTCTCTGGAGCCTCGGCCCCGCCTGA
- a CDS encoding SGNH/GDSL hydrolase family protein translates to MSGHWVDTWTAMPQRAEPADLPPAPYGGGGGRPVLAGATLRQTVRVSAGGPRLRLRLSNAFGGAPLPVTRLTVALPAGGRAGGSAIEPGTSRPVTFSGRPSVVAPPGAQAVSDPVDLPLAPASVVTVTIHLAEGQRSAAVTAHPGSRTTSHLAPGDQCDAAELTGATPVDHWYLLGAAEVWAGPDTSALVLLGDSLTDGRGSTTNGNDRWPDQLYDRLLDRLGEAAPAIANQAAGGNRVLADGLGPSALARLDRDVLARSGARWLIVFEGVNDLGTAGAAPAAQKRAAADLIAGYEQIVTRAHAGGLIVYGATLTPFGGNDYDDPDGSREAARQAVNDWIRAGGRFDAVLDFDRAVRDPAEPRRLRAAFDVGDGLHLSPAGYAALAAAVPAELFTR, encoded by the coding sequence ATGAGCGGCCACTGGGTGGACACCTGGACCGCCATGCCCCAGCGGGCCGAGCCCGCCGACCTGCCGCCCGCGCCGTACGGGGGCGGCGGCGGCCGTCCCGTCCTGGCCGGCGCCACCCTGCGGCAGACCGTCCGCGTCTCGGCGGGCGGCCCCCGCCTGCGGCTGCGGCTGTCGAACGCCTTCGGTGGCGCGCCCCTGCCCGTCACCCGGCTCACCGTGGCCCTGCCGGCGGGCGGCCGGGCGGGCGGGAGCGCGATCGAGCCGGGCACCTCGCGGCCGGTGACGTTCTCCGGGCGGCCCTCGGTGGTGGCCCCGCCGGGCGCGCAGGCGGTGTCCGACCCGGTGGACCTGCCGCTCGCGCCCGCCTCGGTCGTCACCGTGACGATCCACCTCGCCGAGGGCCAGCGCTCGGCCGCCGTCACCGCCCACCCGGGCTCCCGCACGACCTCCCACCTGGCGCCCGGCGACCAGTGCGACGCCGCGGAGCTGACCGGCGCGACGCCCGTGGACCACTGGTACCTGCTCGGCGCGGCCGAGGTGTGGGCCGGGCCGGACACCTCCGCGCTGGTGCTGCTCGGCGACTCGCTGACCGACGGCCGCGGCTCCACGACCAACGGCAACGACCGCTGGCCCGACCAGCTCTACGACCGGCTCCTCGACCGGCTCGGCGAGGCCGCCCCGGCCATCGCCAACCAGGCGGCGGGCGGCAACCGGGTGCTCGCCGACGGCCTCGGCCCGAGCGCGCTGGCCCGCCTGGACCGCGACGTGCTGGCCCGCAGCGGCGCCCGCTGGCTGATCGTCTTCGAGGGCGTCAACGACCTCGGCACCGCCGGGGCCGCCCCCGCCGCCCAGAAGCGCGCCGCCGCCGACCTGATCGCCGGCTACGAGCAGATCGTGACCCGCGCTCACGCCGGCGGCCTGATCGTCTACGGGGCGACGCTGACCCCGTTCGGCGGCAACGACTACGACGACCCCGACGGCTCACGCGAGGCGGCCCGCCAGGCGGTCAACGACTGGATCCGCGCCGGCGGGCGCTTCGACGCCGTGCTCGACTTCGACCGCGCCGTCCGCGACCCGGCCGAGCCGCGGCGGCTGCGGGCGGCCTTCGACGTCGGCGACGGCCTGCACCTGAGCCCGGCCGGGTACGCGGCGCTGGCCGCCGCCGTCCCCGCCGAGCTGTTCACGCGGTAG